GTACTGGATCGGCCCCTCGACCAGGATGTCCGGGCGCTCCTGCCGGACGATCTCGGTCGCCTGCCGGACCTTGTCCACGTCCACTCCGGAGCCCGAGGTGCCGGTGGAGTAGCTGAGCATCGCGACCCGCGGCTCCACACCGAACTGGGCGGCCGTCGCCGCGGACTGGATGGCGATGTCGGCCAGCTGCCGGGCGTCCGGATCCGGGTTCACCGCGCAGTCGCCGTAGACCAGCACCCGGTCCGCCAGGCACATGAAGAACACCGAGGAGACGATCGAGGCCCCCGGGGAGGTCCTGATCACCTCGAAGGCCGGCCGGATCGTCGCCGCCGTGGAGTGCACCGCCCCGGAGACCATGCCGTCGGCGATGCCCTCCTGGACCATCAGCGTCCCGAAGTACGAGACGTCGGTGACCACGTCCAGCGCCCGCTCCACGGTCATGCCCTTGTGCGCGCGCAGCTCGGCGTACAGCGCGGCGAAGCGCTCCCGCAGCGGGCTGGTCGCCGGGTCGACGATCCGCAGTCGGACGCGGTCCGCGGCGTCCTCCGCGGGCTGCGGCAGTTCGAGGCCCAGCGACGCCGCCCTGCGCAGCACCGCCCCGGGCTCGCCGAGGAGGGTCAGGTCGCAGATGTTGCGACGCAGCAGCACCTCCGCGGCGCGCAGCACCCGCTCCTCGGAGCCCTCCGGCAGCACGATGTGCCGCCGGTCGGCCCGGGCCCGCTCCAGCAGCTCGTGCTCGAACATCATCGGGGTCACCCGCTCGGACCGCACCAGCTCGATCCGCTTGGTCAACTCGGCCGTGTCCACGTGGAGTTCGAACAGGCCGAGGGCGATCTCGGCCTTCCGCCGACTCTCCGGGCCGATCCGTCCCTCCAGGTGGGTGAGCGCCGCCGCCGTCGGCCAGCTGCCCTCCGGCACCACCGCGACCGGGGTGCCCGGGGCGAGCCGGGCGGCCAGCGCCATCACGTTCGGCCCGGGGTGCTGCCCGAGCGTCAGCAGCACCCCCGCGATCGGCGGCGCGCCGGCCGCGTGCGCGGCCAGCGCCCCGATCACCAGGTCCGCCCGGTCGCCCGGGGTCACCACCAGCGCGCCCTCGGTCAGCGCGGTCAGGAAGGTCGGCAGCATCGCGCCGCCGAAGACGAACGAGCGCACGTCCCGGGCCAGGCCCGCCGCGTCGCCCAGCAGCACCTCCGCGCCGGTCGCCTCGACCAGCTGCGCCACCGTCGGCGCGGACAGCGCCGGCTCCTCGGGCAGCACGTACGCCGGGACGGGCAGCTTCGCGGCCAGCGCCCGCTGCACCGGCTGCTTCACGGCGGGGGCCACCCGGTTGGCGATCAGGGCCAGCGTCGAGCAGCCGAGGTCGGTGTAGGCCCGGTGGGCGCTCAGCACCTCGGCGGCCACCGCCGGCGCGTCGCCGCCCTGGCCGCCGACCACCGGCAGCACCCAGGCCCCGAACTCGTTCGCGAGCCGGGCGTTGAAGGCCAGCTCGTCCGGGATGTTGGTGTCGGCGAAGTCGGTGCCCAGCACCAGCACGGCCTGGCAGCGGCGCTCCACCGCGCGGAACCGGTCCACCAGGGTGGAGACCAGTTCGTCCTGGCCCTGCGCGGCCTGCAGCGCGGCGGCCTCCTCGTACGTCATGCCGTACGTCGCCGGGGCCGGCAGGTCGAGGCGGTAGCGGGCCCGCAGCAGTTCGACGACGTGGTCCGAGCCCGGCTCGCCGGGGGCCTGCGCGTGAACCAGCGGGCGGAACACCCCGACGGAGTCGACCTGGCGGGTGAGCAGTTCCATGACCCCGAGCTCGACGGCCTGCCGGCCGTCCCCCGGTCGATCCCGGTCACGTACACGCTGCGCGCCACGTGGGTCACTCCGTCCCGTCGTCCAGGCAGTATTCACTGCCGACCCTACCTGGGCACAGGTGTTCCCACCCGGGGGAGTCGGGCCCCGGCCCGGGCACGCCCGAGGGGGCCGCCCGGCCTGCGGGCGGCCCCCTCGTCGTACGCGGTGCGGCGGCGTCAGGCCGGGCGCAGCCAGAGCGTCGCGAGCGGCGGCACGATCACCTCGGCGCTGCCGGGCTGCCCGTTGTGCGGGGTGCCCTCGGCCTTGATCGGACGGGAGTTGCTGATGCCCCCGCCGCCGTAGGCCTCGGCGTCGGTGTTGAGGGCCTCCTCCCAGAGCTGGTCGGCGCCCGCCAGTCGGGGCAGGCCGACCCGGTGGCCGTGCCGGACGACCGGGGAGAAGTTGCAGATCGCGACCAGTGGCGTGCCGTCGGCGGCGTACCGGACGAAGGAGAGCAGGTTGTCGTCGGCGGCGCCGCCGTCGAGCCAGCGGAAGCCGTCGGGGGTGGTGTCCTGCTCCCAGAGGGCGGGGGTGGTGCGGTAGACGGCGTTGAGGTCGCCGACGAGCTGCTGGACGCCGCGGTGGTCGGCGGCGGCCGGCCACCCCTCGTCGAGCACCCACCACTGCGGGCCCTGCTCGTGGTCCCATTCGGCGCCCTGGGCGAACTCCTGGCCCATGAAGAGGAGTTGCTTGCCGGGGTGGGCCCACATGAAGCCCAGGTAGGCGCGGTGGTTCGCGCGCTGCTGCCACCAGTCGCCGGGCATCTTGGAGACCAGGGACTGCTTGCCGTGCACCACCTCGTCGTGCGAGATCGGCAGCACGTAGTTCTCGGAGTAGGCGTAGACCATCGAGAACGTGATGTCGTTGTGGTGGTACTTGCGGTGCACCGGCTCCTTGGACATGTAGACCAGCGAGTCGTGCATCCAGCCCATGTTCCACTTCAGCCCGAAGCCGAGGCCGCCGCTGTCGGTCGGGCGGGTCACGCCGTCCCAGGCGGTCGACTCCTCGGCGATGGTGACCACCCCGGGGCAGCGCCGGTAGACCGTTGCGTTCATCTCCTGAAGGAAGGAGGCCGCGTCGAGGTTCTCCCGGCCGCCGAACGCGTTGGGCGACCACGCCCCGCCCTCGCGGGAGTAGTCGAGGTAGAGCATCGAGGCGACGGCGTCGACCCGCAGGCCGTCGACGTGGAACTCCTCGCACCAGTAGACGGCGTTGGCGACGAGGAAGTTGCGGACCTCGGTGCGGCCGTAGTCGAACTCCAGGGTGCCCCAGTCGGGGTGCTCGGCGCGCAGTGGGTCGGCGGGTTCGTAGAGGGGTTCGCCGTCGAAGCGGGCGAGGGCGAAGTCGTCCTTGGGGAAGTGGGCGGGGACCCAGTCGACGATGACGCCGATGCCGGCCTGGTGGAGGGTGTCGACGAGGTGGCGGAAGTCGTCGGGGGTGCCGAGGCGGGCGGTGGGGGCGTAGAAGCCGGAGACCTGGTAGCCCCAGGATCCGCCGAAGGGGTGTTCCATGACGGGCATGAACTCGACGTGGGTGAAGCCGAGGGCGGTGAGGTAGCCGGGCAGGACGTCGGCGATCTGCCGGTAGGTGGTGAGGTCGGGGCGCCAGGAGGCGAGGTGGAGTTCGTAGACGGACATCGGGGCGCGGTGGTGGGGGGCGCGGGTGCGGCGCTCCATCCAGTCCCGGTCGTTCCAGGTGTGGGTGGAGGCGGTGACCAGGGAGGCGGTGTCGGGCGGGCACTGGGCGGCGCGGGCGAGCGGGTCGGCCTTCTGGCGGACGTCGCCGTGCCGGGAGCGGATCTCGTACTTGTAGACGGCGCCGGCCTGCAGGGCGGGCACGAAGAGCTCCCAGATGCCGGAGGAGCCGAGGGAGCGCATCGGGTGGCCGGTGCCGTCCCAGTGGTTGAAGTCGCCGACCAGCCGCACGCCGGCCGCGTTCGGCGCCCAGACCGCGAACGACACCCCCGCGATCCCCTCCACCTCCCGCAGGTGCGAACCCAGCACCCGCCACAACTGCTCGTG
The Kitasatospora paranensis genome window above contains:
- the glgB gene encoding 1,4-alpha-glucan branching enzyme produces the protein MTTRNRRRTRRDPARPQARPLHPGSARHLPAGRAGLRRQGPGARRREPAAPPRAEQSPSASLRLPEAPLPPAEVDRLVSGEHHDPHGLLGAHAVLEGTAIRVLRPFAERVVVETEFGPAELTHQQSGLFTGLLAGRAFPPYRLKVTYPGGEPLEQEDGYRVAPTLGELDLHLIAEGRHEQLWRVLGSHLREVEGIAGVSFAVWAPNAAGVRLVGDFNHWDGTGHPMRSLGSSGIWELFVPALQAGAVYKYEIRSRHGDVRQKADPLARAAQCPPDTASLVTASTHTWNDRDWMERRTRAPHHRAPMSVYELHLASWRPDLTTYRQIADVLPGYLTALGFTHVEFMPVMEHPFGGSWGYQVSGFYAPTARLGTPDDFRHLVDTLHQAGIGVIVDWVPAHFPKDDFALARFDGEPLYEPADPLRAEHPDWGTLEFDYGRTEVRNFLVANAVYWCEEFHVDGLRVDAVASMLYLDYSREGGAWSPNAFGGRENLDAASFLQEMNATVYRRCPGVVTIAEESTAWDGVTRPTDSGGLGFGLKWNMGWMHDSLVYMSKEPVHRKYHHNDITFSMVYAYSENYVLPISHDEVVHGKQSLVSKMPGDWWQQRANHRAYLGFMWAHPGKQLLFMGQEFAQGAEWDHEQGPQWWVLDEGWPAAADHRGVQQLVGDLNAVYRTTPALWEQDTTPDGFRWLDGGAADDNLLSFVRYAADGTPLVAICNFSPVVRHGHRVGLPRLAGADQLWEEALNTDAEAYGGGGISNSRPIKAEGTPHNGQPGSAEVIVPPLATLWLRPA